The following are from one region of the Rosistilla carotiformis genome:
- a CDS encoding class I SAM-dependent methyltransferase, whose product MTQLNFWDSKINMAPTIKQLLPWVDLPAVPFVYPAALLLKLVRKAGVHRLPLCKKALFQVGVFPIRNHYYEPQYDMANPRRSFSEPRDLPGIEWNTDGQLALLDQLVYSHELVGDEANGSSPQRFDYDNGSFGSGDAEFLYQMIRLKKPRRIYEIGSGNSTRMAIKAVEANVADDTAYECEHVCVEPYEMPWLESTGVKVVREKVEDLGSGFFSSLGENDVLFIDSSHMIRPDGDVLFEYLELLPSLRPGVIVHVHDIFTPRNYLTRWLQDEVKFWNEQYLLEAFLSHNSSWKILGALNYLHHAYRDQLKIVCPCLSADREPGSFYIQKTS is encoded by the coding sequence GTGACGCAACTCAACTTTTGGGACAGCAAAATCAATATGGCTCCTACGATAAAGCAACTACTGCCTTGGGTTGATCTTCCCGCAGTTCCGTTCGTTTACCCCGCTGCGTTGTTGTTGAAACTGGTTAGGAAAGCCGGTGTTCATCGTTTGCCGCTTTGTAAAAAGGCCTTGTTTCAAGTAGGTGTTTTTCCAATACGGAACCATTACTACGAGCCGCAGTATGACATGGCAAATCCGCGGCGCAGTTTTTCGGAACCACGAGATCTTCCAGGGATTGAGTGGAACACAGACGGACAATTGGCGTTATTGGATCAGCTCGTTTATTCGCATGAATTAGTAGGAGACGAGGCCAATGGCAGCAGCCCTCAAAGATTTGATTACGACAATGGATCTTTTGGCTCCGGAGATGCTGAGTTCTTGTATCAGATGATCCGGCTGAAAAAACCAAGGCGGATATATGAGATTGGAAGCGGTAATTCAACACGAATGGCGATCAAGGCTGTTGAAGCAAATGTCGCTGATGATACGGCGTACGAGTGTGAGCATGTATGTGTCGAGCCTTATGAAATGCCGTGGCTAGAGTCTACAGGTGTAAAGGTTGTGAGGGAGAAGGTTGAGGATTTGGGAAGCGGTTTTTTCTCGAGCCTTGGTGAAAATGATGTTCTGTTTATCGACTCGAGCCATATGATTCGTCCTGATGGCGACGTGTTGTTTGAATATCTGGAGTTGCTGCCGAGCCTGCGGCCTGGCGTGATCGTTCATGTCCATGACATTTTTACGCCTAGGAATTATTTGACTCGGTGGTTGCAAGATGAAGTGAAGTTCTGGAACGAGCAGTATCTTCTGGAGGCATTTCTCTCACACAACAGTTCTTGGAAGATTCTTGGTGCATTAAATTATCTGCATCATGCCTATCGAGATCAACTTAAAATTGTATGCCCGTGCCTCTCGGCGGACCGGGAGCCCGGGTCGTTTTACATTCAAAAGACGTCTTAA
- a CDS encoding MATE family efflux transporter, with translation MGNAVYAAAQWAIVLALVKVSSVAAVGQFAFGIAIVTPIFMFANLQLRSVQATDTLRKNCFGHFMALRLLGIPAALCLVLMVLVFGGYPQTTVYVVVVIALGKAIESLSDVVYGELQSGERLDLVAKSMMLKAVASVLLLTCTIAMTGSLLLGLIANAGVGAVVLVGYDVPNGAHALSARRRGPVKVAFGGELLPVFEFAPIGRLFFTALPLAAVVVVGSLNSQIPRYFVERESGAAELGIYASLCALFSGLYFFQVALGHAMLPALARSYNAGDRAKYFRYVGVVLGVGAANGLLALALAVMGGATFLRFAFSDEFANSGQLFLWLAVASTLQCFNGALAYFLHAARRFKQTAWAAVASTPVIITAAGILIPRLGPLGGAFAMLSGLLVSSLVLGVQFVLLMRSFKEIRYAT, from the coding sequence TTGGGGAATGCCGTCTATGCCGCCGCCCAGTGGGCCATTGTTTTAGCGTTGGTTAAAGTATCTTCGGTAGCGGCCGTTGGGCAGTTTGCGTTTGGGATTGCGATTGTTACGCCAATTTTCATGTTTGCCAACTTGCAGCTTCGCTCCGTCCAAGCGACTGACACGTTGCGAAAAAACTGCTTCGGTCATTTCATGGCACTGCGACTGTTAGGCATTCCTGCGGCGCTTTGCTTGGTCCTGATGGTTCTTGTATTCGGCGGCTACCCACAAACAACGGTTTATGTAGTTGTTGTCATCGCGTTAGGTAAGGCTATTGAGTCTTTAAGTGATGTTGTCTACGGCGAACTTCAGAGTGGTGAGCGTTTGGATCTTGTTGCTAAGTCAATGATGCTAAAAGCTGTGGCCTCGGTTCTGCTGTTAACGTGCACGATTGCCATGACTGGTAGTCTGCTGCTGGGGTTGATCGCAAATGCAGGTGTTGGCGCAGTCGTGCTAGTTGGCTACGACGTCCCCAATGGCGCGCATGCCTTGTCCGCACGGAGGCGTGGACCTGTGAAGGTTGCGTTTGGAGGCGAACTACTTCCGGTATTTGAGTTCGCACCCATTGGTCGGCTTTTTTTTACAGCGCTACCACTGGCCGCCGTTGTAGTGGTCGGGTCTCTGAATTCGCAAATTCCTCGCTATTTTGTAGAACGCGAGTCTGGCGCCGCTGAACTTGGGATTTATGCTTCGCTGTGTGCGCTGTTTTCTGGGTTGTATTTTTTTCAAGTTGCTTTGGGGCATGCCATGCTTCCGGCTCTGGCTCGCAGCTATAACGCTGGCGATCGGGCTAAGTATTTCCGCTATGTGGGAGTGGTGCTCGGAGTTGGGGCTGCAAACGGTCTGCTCGCGTTGGCGTTGGCGGTGATGGGCGGCGCAACATTTCTGAGGTTCGCATTTTCCGACGAGTTTGCGAATTCAGGACAGTTGTTCCTTTGGCTGGCAGTTGCATCGACGCTTCAGTGCTTCAACGGCGCCCTTGCCTACTTCCTTCATGCTGCCCGGCGATTCAAGCAAACGGCGTGGGCCGCCGTCGCTAGTACGCCAGTGATCATTACTGCAGCAGGGATTCTAATCCCCAGACTGGGCCCCCTGGGCGGCGCGTTTGCCATGTTGAGTGGGCTTCTCGTTTCCAGCCTCGTTCTAGGCGTCCAATTCGTCTTACTAATGCGTTCGTTCAAGGAGATTCGATATGCAACCTGA